One Burkholderia thailandensis E264 genomic window carries:
- the glnH gene encoding glutamine ABC transporter substrate-binding protein GlnH encodes MGRRSFIKTFVAVALAGASFASLASAHAKELIVGTDTSFMPFEFKQGDKYVGFDLDLWAEIAKDAGWTYKIQPMDFAGLIPALQTQNIDVALSGMTIKEERKKAIDFSDPYYDSGLAAMVQTNDATIKSIDDLNGKVIAAKTGTATIDWIKAHLKPKEIRQFPNIDQAYLALEAGRVDAAMHDTPNVLFFVNNEGKGRVKVAGTPVSGDKYGIGFPKGSPLVAKVNAELAKMKADGRYAKIYKKWFGSEPPKS; translated from the coding sequence ATGGGACGCCGTTCGTTCATCAAGACATTCGTGGCGGTCGCGCTCGCCGGCGCGAGCTTCGCGAGCCTCGCGAGTGCGCATGCGAAGGAGCTCATCGTCGGCACCGACACGTCGTTCATGCCGTTCGAGTTCAAGCAGGGCGACAAGTACGTCGGCTTCGATCTCGACCTGTGGGCCGAGATCGCGAAGGACGCCGGCTGGACCTACAAGATCCAGCCGATGGATTTCGCCGGCCTGATTCCGGCGCTGCAGACGCAGAACATCGACGTCGCGCTGTCGGGCATGACGATCAAGGAGGAGCGCAAGAAGGCGATCGATTTCTCCGATCCGTACTACGACAGCGGCCTCGCCGCGATGGTCCAGACGAACGACGCGACGATCAAGTCGATCGACGATCTGAACGGCAAGGTGATCGCCGCGAAGACGGGCACCGCGACGATCGACTGGATCAAGGCGCACCTGAAGCCCAAGGAGATCCGCCAGTTCCCGAACATCGATCAGGCGTATCTCGCGCTCGAGGCGGGCCGCGTCGACGCCGCGATGCACGACACGCCGAACGTGCTGTTCTTCGTGAACAACGAGGGCAAGGGGCGCGTGAAGGTGGCGGGCACGCCGGTGAGCGGCGACAAGTACGGCATCGGCTTCCCGAAGGGCAGCCCGCTCGTCGCGAAGGTCAATGCGGAGCTCGCGAAGATGAAGGCCGACGGCCGCTACGCGAAGATCTACAAGAAATGGTTCGGCTCCGAGCCGCCGAAGTCTTGA
- the hpnD gene encoding presqualene diphosphate synthase HpnD translates to MAVSNPVVDDNETDAAAVTSGSSFYLAMRILPAEQRDAMFHVYAFCRAVDDIADEGGPRAERAAQLDRWRADIDDCYAGKPRASLVPLAREIGKFGLHREDFHAMIDGMAMDAAEDICAPDEATLDLYCDRVASSAGRLSVRIFGMPDEPGRVLSHHLGRALQLTNILRDIDDDAMINRCYLPRELLAREGIAITDPQTIARDPKLPRVCATLVERAQQHFAQADAVMDGARRTQVRAPRIMSGAYRLILEAAVARGFAPPRAPLRKPRARMLLLAARYALF, encoded by the coding sequence TTGGCCGTTTCCAATCCCGTCGTGGACGATAACGAAACCGACGCCGCTGCCGTCACATCGGGCAGCTCTTTCTATCTGGCGATGCGCATCCTGCCCGCGGAGCAGCGCGATGCGATGTTCCATGTCTATGCGTTTTGCCGCGCGGTCGACGACATTGCCGACGAAGGCGGCCCGCGCGCTGAGCGCGCGGCGCAGCTCGACCGCTGGCGCGCCGACATCGACGATTGCTACGCGGGCAAGCCGCGCGCGTCGCTCGTGCCGCTCGCGCGCGAGATCGGCAAGTTCGGCCTGCATCGCGAGGACTTTCACGCGATGATCGACGGCATGGCGATGGACGCCGCCGAGGACATCTGCGCGCCCGACGAAGCGACGCTCGATCTGTACTGCGACCGCGTCGCAAGCTCGGCCGGCCGGCTATCGGTGAGGATTTTCGGGATGCCGGACGAGCCCGGCCGCGTGCTGTCGCATCACCTCGGCCGCGCGCTGCAACTGACGAACATCCTGCGCGACATCGACGACGACGCGATGATCAACCGTTGCTACCTGCCGCGCGAGCTGCTCGCGCGCGAAGGGATCGCGATCACCGATCCGCAGACGATTGCGCGCGATCCGAAGCTGCCGCGCGTGTGCGCGACGCTCGTCGAGCGCGCGCAGCAGCATTTTGCGCAGGCCGACGCGGTGATGGACGGGGCGCGGCGCACGCAGGTGCGCGCGCCGCGCATCATGTCGGGCGCGTATCGCCTGATTCTCGAAGCCGCGGTCGCACGCGGCTTCGCACCGCCGCGCGCGCCGCTTCGCAAGCCGCGCGCGCGGATGCTGCTGCTTGCGGCGCGTTACGCGCTGTTCTGA
- a CDS encoding alpha/beta fold hydrolase → MPTEPRDTPADRRAPAAPSPLPFVLVHGAWHGAWAYERVIPALAAHGHAAVARDLPAHGINARFPASFFERPLDAAAFASEPSPVAGTTLDDYVDHVLHTIDQARALGHERVVLVGHSMGGLAITMAAERAPEKIAKIVYLAAFMPTAGTKGLDYVRAPENQGEMLAPLMMASPKATGALRMDPRSEDPAYRAAAKRALCDDANDADHAAVGHLLSCDTPAAPFAARIETTAARWGAIERHYIKCLRDRVLLPALQQRFIDEADALAPGNRTHVHTLDSSHSPFIAQPGALADTLAAIARG, encoded by the coding sequence TTGCCGACCGAACCGCGCGATACCCCCGCCGACCGCCGCGCCCCCGCGGCCCCGTCCCCGTTGCCCTTCGTGCTGGTGCACGGCGCGTGGCACGGCGCATGGGCCTACGAGCGGGTGATCCCCGCGCTCGCCGCGCACGGCCACGCGGCCGTCGCACGCGATCTGCCCGCGCACGGCATCAACGCCCGCTTCCCCGCGTCGTTCTTCGAGCGGCCGCTCGACGCCGCCGCCTTCGCGAGCGAGCCGTCGCCCGTCGCGGGCACGACGCTCGACGATTACGTCGATCACGTGCTGCACACCATCGATCAGGCGCGCGCGCTCGGTCACGAGCGCGTCGTGCTGGTCGGCCACAGCATGGGCGGCCTCGCGATCACGATGGCCGCCGAGCGCGCGCCCGAGAAGATCGCGAAAATCGTCTATCTGGCCGCATTCATGCCGACCGCCGGCACGAAGGGGCTTGACTATGTGCGCGCGCCGGAGAACCAGGGCGAAATGCTCGCGCCGCTGATGATGGCGAGCCCGAAGGCGACGGGCGCGCTGCGGATGGACCCGCGCAGCGAAGATCCGGCGTACCGCGCGGCGGCCAAACGCGCGCTCTGCGACGATGCGAACGACGCCGATCACGCGGCCGTCGGCCATCTGCTCAGTTGCGACACGCCCGCGGCGCCGTTCGCGGCGCGCATCGAGACGACGGCCGCGCGCTGGGGCGCGATCGAGCGTCATTACATCAAGTGCCTGCGCGACCGCGTGCTGCTGCCCGCGCTGCAGCAGCGCTTCATCGACGAGGCCGACGCGCTCGCCCCCGGCAACCGCACGCACGTGCATACGCTCGACAGCAGCCACTCGCCGTTCATCGCTCAACCGGGCGCGCTCGCCGACACGCTCGCCGCGATCGCGCGCGGCTGA
- the shc gene encoding squalene--hopene cyclase: MNDMTEMHTLDATAAPAAPTVATGLDAAVARATDALLAAQNADGHWVYELEADSTIPAEYVLLVHYLGEAPNVELERKIARYLRRIQLPDGGWPLFTDGAPNISASVKAYFALKVIGDDENAEHMQRARRAIHAMGGAEMSNVFTRIQLALYGVVPWYAVPMMPVEIMLLPQWFPFHLSKVSYWARTVIVPLLVLNAKRPVAKNPRGVRIDELFKSAPVNTGLLPKQPHQSAGWFAFFRAVDGVLRLTDGLFPRYTRERAIRQAVAFVDERLNGEDGLGAIYPAMANAVMMYAALGYPEDHPNRAIARQSIEKLLVVGEDEAYCQPCLSPVWDTSLAAHALLETGDERAREAAVRGLDWLVPRQILDVRGDWISRRPHVRPGGWAFQYANAHYPDVDDTAVVAMAMDRVAKLDRTDAYRESIARAREWVVGMQSSDGGWGAFEPENTQYYLNNIPFSDHGALLDPPTADVSGRCLSMLAQFGETSASSEPARRALDYMLKEQEPDGSWYGRWGMNYIYGTWTALCSLNAAGLGHDDPRVKRAAQWLLSIQNPDGGWGEDGDSYKLDYRGYERAPSTSSQTAWALLGLMAAGEVDHPAVARGIDHLLGTQREHGLWDETRFTATGFPRVFYLRYHGYRKFFPLWALARYRNLKRANATRVTVGM; the protein is encoded by the coding sequence ATGAACGACATGACCGAAATGCACACGCTCGACGCAACCGCTGCGCCCGCCGCGCCCACCGTGGCGACCGGCCTCGACGCCGCCGTCGCGCGCGCGACCGACGCGCTGCTCGCCGCGCAGAACGCGGACGGCCACTGGGTCTACGAGCTCGAAGCCGATTCGACGATTCCCGCCGAATACGTGCTGCTCGTCCACTATCTCGGCGAGGCGCCGAACGTCGAGCTCGAACGGAAGATCGCGCGCTATCTGCGCCGCATCCAGCTGCCGGACGGCGGCTGGCCGCTCTTCACCGACGGCGCGCCGAACATCAGCGCGAGCGTGAAGGCGTACTTCGCGCTGAAGGTGATCGGCGACGACGAGAACGCCGAGCACATGCAGCGCGCGCGCCGCGCGATCCACGCGATGGGCGGCGCGGAAATGTCGAACGTGTTCACGCGAATCCAGCTCGCGCTGTACGGCGTCGTGCCGTGGTACGCGGTGCCGATGATGCCGGTCGAGATCATGCTGCTGCCGCAGTGGTTCCCGTTCCATCTGTCGAAAGTGTCGTACTGGGCGCGCACCGTGATCGTGCCGCTCCTCGTGCTGAACGCGAAGCGCCCGGTCGCGAAGAATCCGCGCGGCGTGCGCATCGACGAGCTGTTCAAGAGCGCGCCCGTCAACACCGGTCTGCTGCCGAAGCAGCCGCACCAGAGCGCCGGCTGGTTTGCGTTCTTCCGCGCGGTGGACGGCGTGCTGCGCCTCACCGACGGCCTGTTCCCTCGCTATACGCGCGAGCGTGCGATCCGCCAGGCGGTTGCGTTCGTCGACGAGCGCCTGAACGGCGAGGACGGGCTCGGCGCGATCTATCCCGCCATGGCGAACGCGGTGATGATGTACGCGGCGCTCGGCTATCCCGAGGATCATCCGAACCGCGCGATCGCGCGGCAGTCGATCGAGAAGCTGCTCGTCGTCGGCGAGGACGAGGCGTATTGCCAGCCGTGCCTGTCGCCGGTGTGGGATACGTCGCTCGCCGCGCATGCGCTGCTCGAAACGGGCGACGAGCGCGCGCGCGAAGCAGCCGTGCGCGGCCTCGACTGGCTCGTGCCGCGGCAGATCCTCGACGTGCGCGGCGACTGGATCTCGCGCCGTCCGCACGTGCGCCCGGGCGGCTGGGCGTTCCAGTACGCGAATGCGCACTATCCGGACGTCGACGATACGGCGGTCGTCGCGATGGCGATGGATCGCGTCGCGAAGCTCGATCGGACGGACGCGTACCGCGAGTCGATCGCACGCGCGCGCGAGTGGGTGGTCGGCATGCAGAGCAGCGACGGCGGCTGGGGCGCGTTCGAGCCGGAAAACACGCAGTACTACCTGAACAACATCCCGTTCTCCGATCACGGCGCGCTGCTCGATCCGCCGACGGCCGACGTGTCGGGCCGCTGCCTGTCGATGCTCGCGCAGTTCGGCGAGACGAGCGCGTCGAGCGAGCCCGCGCGCCGCGCGCTCGATTACATGCTGAAAGAGCAGGAGCCGGACGGCAGCTGGTATGGCCGCTGGGGGATGAACTACATCTACGGCACGTGGACCGCGCTGTGCTCGTTGAACGCCGCCGGCCTCGGCCACGACGATCCGCGCGTGAAGCGCGCCGCGCAGTGGCTGCTGTCGATCCAGAACCCCGACGGCGGCTGGGGCGAGGACGGCGACAGCTACAAGCTCGACTACCGCGGCTACGAGCGCGCGCCGAGCACGTCGTCGCAGACCGCGTGGGCGCTGCTCGGCCTGATGGCGGCGGGCGAGGTCGATCATCCGGCCGTCGCGCGCGGCATCGATCATCTGCTCGGCACGCAGCGCGAGCACGGCCTGTGGGACGAGACGCGCTTTACCGCGACGGGCTTCCCGCGCGTGTTCTATCTGCGCTATCACGGCTACCGCAAGTTCTTCCCGCTGTGGGCGCTCGCCCGCTATCGCAACCTGAAGCGCGCGAACGCGACGCGCGTGACGGTCGGGATGTAA
- a CDS encoding phosphorylase produces the protein MAGSGRSAAPVIAVAGMAFEARIARGAGVEAVYAARADRLERALAEAADAHGCAGVVSFGTAGGLAPDLAPGALIVADSVDGPFGVLDTDDAWSTRIVAALAGTPVASRARRGTVAVVGAPVVGSREKDALHRSKGALAVDMESHIAGAFAAARGVPFAVCRAIVDPAWRTLPKAATAGLRDDGSTAILPILRELAKAPSQLGALLQVAGDARAARATLVQARQAFERAGAWRIG, from the coding sequence ATGGCTGGCTCCGGCCGCTCGGCCGCCCCCGTGATCGCCGTCGCCGGCATGGCGTTCGAAGCGCGCATCGCGCGCGGCGCGGGCGTCGAGGCTGTCTATGCGGCGCGCGCGGACCGGCTCGAGCGCGCGCTCGCCGAAGCGGCCGATGCGCACGGCTGCGCGGGCGTCGTCAGTTTCGGCACGGCGGGCGGGCTTGCGCCCGATCTCGCGCCGGGCGCGTTGATCGTCGCCGATTCCGTGGACGGGCCGTTCGGCGTGCTCGATACCGATGACGCATGGAGCACGCGCATCGTCGCCGCGCTCGCCGGCACGCCGGTTGCGTCGCGCGCGCGGCGCGGCACGGTCGCGGTGGTCGGCGCGCCCGTCGTCGGCTCGCGCGAGAAGGACGCGCTGCATCGATCGAAGGGCGCGCTCGCGGTCGACATGGAATCGCATATCGCCGGCGCGTTCGCGGCGGCGCGCGGCGTGCCGTTCGCGGTGTGCCGCGCGATCGTCGATCCGGCGTGGCGCACGCTGCCCAAAGCCGCGACGGCCGGCTTGCGAGACGACGGCAGCACGGCGATCCTGCCGATCCTGCGCGAGCTCGCGAAAGCGCCGTCGCAACTCGGCGCGCTGCTGCAAGTCGCGGGCGACGCGCGCGCCGCCCGCGCGACGCTCGTGCAGGCGCGGCAGGCGTTCGAGCGCGCGGGGGCGTGGCGGATCGGCTGA